The Apium graveolens cultivar Ventura unplaced genomic scaffold, ASM990537v1 ctg671, whole genome shotgun sequence genome includes a window with the following:
- the LOC141703536 gene encoding HVA22-like protein e isoform X2, translating to MEDRLWTFLTFLHTLAGPVTMLLYASVMAIESTSKVDDEQWLAYWILYSFLTLVEMLFQPALEWFPLWYDVKLAFVAWLVLPQFRGAAFIYEKYVREQLFKKYAGGALRHSQYPNTSKLKNKFVDFLTPNKDEHQS from the exons ATGGAAGATCGTCTATGGACTTTTCTCACTTTTCTTCACACCTTAGCTGGCCCAGTCACCATGTTATT GTATGCATCGGTGATGGCAATAGAGAGTACCTCAAAGGTGGATGATGAGCAGTGGCTTGCGTATTGGATACTTTACTCCTTTCTCACTCTCGTTGAGATGCTGTTTCAACCCGCCTTGGAATG GTTCCCACTATGGTATGATGTGAAACTAGCATTTGTGGCATGGTTAGTGTTACCTCAGTTCAGAGGAGCTGCTTTCATTTACGAGAAGTATGTGAGAGAGCAACTTTTCAAGAAATATGCAGGGGGAGCGCTCCGTCACAGCCAGTATCCTAACACCTCTAAGCTCAAGAATAAATTTGTCGATTTCTTGACTCCTAACAAA GACGAGCATCAGTCATGa
- the LOC141703536 gene encoding HVA22-like protein e isoform X1 has translation MEDRLWTFLTFLHTLAGPVTMLLYPLYASVMAIESTSKVDDEQWLAYWILYSFLTLVEMLFQPALEWFPLWYDVKLAFVAWLVLPQFRGAAFIYEKYVREQLFKKYAGGALRHSQYPNTSKLKNKFVDFLTPNKDEHQS, from the exons ATGGAAGATCGTCTATGGACTTTTCTCACTTTTCTTCACACCTTAGCTGGCCCAGTCACCATGTTATTGTATCCCCT GTATGCATCGGTGATGGCAATAGAGAGTACCTCAAAGGTGGATGATGAGCAGTGGCTTGCGTATTGGATACTTTACTCCTTTCTCACTCTCGTTGAGATGCTGTTTCAACCCGCCTTGGAATG GTTCCCACTATGGTATGATGTGAAACTAGCATTTGTGGCATGGTTAGTGTTACCTCAGTTCAGAGGAGCTGCTTTCATTTACGAGAAGTATGTGAGAGAGCAACTTTTCAAGAAATATGCAGGGGGAGCGCTCCGTCACAGCCAGTATCCTAACACCTCTAAGCTCAAGAATAAATTTGTCGATTTCTTGACTCCTAACAAA GACGAGCATCAGTCATGa
- the LOC141703530 gene encoding uncharacterized protein LOC141703530 — MDLVSTMKTLLLTLREEGFDHLLLYVQSICPQHGAEIPDLDALYKSATAIDFQREELNSRFSDGAVELLVLSSALDPKDNFKSFKAEEIYRLGEIFYPEDFTKQESLVETSKLHHYNLIDRLIRLFLTLLVSTATTEHSFSAMKLVKTALRNKMEDEFLQNSMMLYIERDLVEDID; from the exons ATGGATCTTGTTTCAACTATGAAGACACTGCTACTTACCTTGAGGGAAGAAGGATTTGATCATCTCCTTTTGTATGTGCAATCTATTTGTCCACAACATGGTGCTGAAATTCCAGATTTGGATGCTTTGTACAAAAGTGCAACAG CAATTGATTTTCAGCGAGAGGAGCTGAATTCCAGATTTAGTGATGGAGCAGTTGAACTTCTTGTACTTAGCTCTGCATTGGACCCTAAAGAcaattttaaatcatttaaagCTGAGGAGATTTACAGGCTTGGGGAAATTTTTTATCCAGAAGACTTTACTAAACAGGAAAG TTTAGTCGAAACAAGCAAGTTGCATCACTATAATTTGATTGACCGGTTGATTCGTTTATTTTTAACTTTACTAGTTTCTACCGCAACGACAGAACACTCCTTTTCTGCTATGAAACTTGTTAAAACTGCTCTACGCAATAAAATGGAAGATGAGTTTTTACAAAATTCTATGATGCTTTACATTGAACGAGACCTTGTTGAAGATATCGATTAA
- the LOC141703531 gene encoding uncharacterized protein LOC141703531 encodes MVKFIGRMNEDIGDIVLARAPKNTKYTSPTIQKEILHIIANRVRGKIREEVGDAKFCILVDEAKDSANKEEMSIILRFVDHLGVLRERFFEIVHVPNTSAATLKEKISTILSRYNLHNSNMRGQGYDGASNMSGSWNGLQALFLKECPYAYYIHCFAHRLQLTLVGASTKETSVYLFFSKLLAIVNLIGCSPKWHTELHSAQAIKIANMVTLGERDTGRGINQIGNLHRSGSTRRSSHFGSICSLIDMYGAIISVLESIVE; translated from the coding sequence ATGGTAAAATTTATAGGTCGAATGAATGAAGACATTGGTGATATTGTATTAGCAAGAGCTCCAAAAAATACAAAATATACTTCACCGACTATTCAAAAAGAAATTTTGCACATTATCGCAAATAGAGTCAGAGGAAAAATTCGTGAAGAAGTTGGAGATGCAAAGTTCTGTATATTGGTTGATGAAGCTAAAGATTCAGCAAATAAAGAAGAGATGTCAATTATTTTGAGGTTTGTTGACCATCTTGGTGTCTTACGAGAGCGTTTCTTTGAGATTGTTCATGTTCCAAACACTAGTGCTGCAACATTGAAAGAAAAAATATCCACTATTCTTTCTCGATATAATTTGCACAACTCTAACATGAGGGGTCAAGGGTACGACGGTGCTAGCAATATGTCAGGTTCTTGGAATGGACTTCAGGCTCTATTTCTTAAGGAGTGTCCTTATGCATATTACATACACTGCTTTGCTCATAGATTACAACTAACATTAGTTGGAGCTTCTACAAAAGAGACTTCTGTTTATCTGTTTTTCTCAAAACTTTTAGCCATTGTTAATCTTATTGGATGTTCTCCAAAATGGCACACTGAGTTACATTCTGCCCAAGCTATTAAAATTGCTAATATGGTGACTTTGGGTGAGCGTGATACTGGAAGAGGTATAAATCAGATTGGCAATCTTCATAGGAGTGGTTCAACTCGCCGGAGCTCTCATTTTGGTTCCATTTGCAGTTTAATAGATATGTATGGAGCAATCATTTCAGTGCTTGAAAGTATTGTTGAATAA
- the LOC141703532 gene encoding uncharacterized protein LOC141703532 has protein sequence MASQGKKRGRTLFSFFKSSVSTPANEVQIQSPSNVDIEENPSTRFENDEPVFKSPRVEIDLKTLERDPGIRIPIWQHPVNQRDEIRRAYIKMGPYQPKLVEYPRTRYGTRTQPRRFQYSWFENFCWLKYSPEKDAIFCFPCYIFEKKAHLHPTFTIDGFNYWKRVNDGPRCPLILHVRVPNSPHRKAVQCVEELTKVRRHVDKVLNAQSAEEIQKNRLRLTATIESVR, from the coding sequence ATGGCATCTCAGGGAAAAAAGAGGGGAAGAACATTATTTTCGTTTTTCAAATCAAGTGTATCTACACCTGCAAATGAGGTACAAATACAATCTCCATCTAATGTTGATATTGAAGAAAACCCATCTACAAGATTTGAAAATGATGAACCTGTTTTTAAATCTCCAAGAGTTGAAATCGATCTTAAAACTCTTGAACGAGATCCTGGAATTCGAATTCCAATATGGCAACATCCCGTTAATCAAAGAGATGAAATAAGACGAGCTTATATCAAAATGGGTCCGTATCAACCTAAGTTAGTAGAGTATCCAAGAACAAGATATGGAACACGGACACAACCTCGTAGATTTCAATATTCGTGGTTTGAAAATTTTTGTTGGCTAAAGTACTCTCCGGAAAAGGATGCAATATTTTGTTTTCCTtgttatatttttgaaaaaaaagcACATCTTCATCCCACATTTACTATTGATGGATTTAATTATTGGAAGAGGGTTAATGATGGACCGAGATGTCCACTTATATTGCACGTGAGAGTTCCTAATTCACCACATAGGAAAGCAGTACAATGCGTTGAAGAATTAACAAAAGTAAGAAGACATGTTGATAAAGTGTTGAATGCTCAAAGTGCAGAAGAAATTCAGAAAAATAGGTTGCGACTTACAGCAACCATTGAAAGTGTTCGATAG